The Prosthecobacter vanneervenii genome has a segment encoding these proteins:
- the rpsK gene encoding 30S ribosomal protein S11: MADETTPIAPAAAAPAPAAAPAAPAPAAPADQRASTSGDKQVSQSVWLEIGGESAEQQKIVKAKGSKNVSQGIVHVYATFNNTIVTITDRIGGVIGWSTSGKMGFRGSRKGTAYAAQVVAQDACRQAMGHGLREAEVRLRGPGSGRESAVRAVQALGVEVTTIKDVTPIPHNGCRPPKARRV, translated from the coding sequence ATGGCCGACGAAACGACCCCCATCGCACCCGCTGCCGCAGCGCCCGCTCCGGCCGCAGCACCTGCCGCTCCTGCTCCTGCCGCACCCGCAGATCAGCGCGCTTCCACCAGTGGTGACAAGCAGGTTTCCCAGAGCGTCTGGCTCGAGATCGGTGGCGAAAGCGCCGAACAGCAGAAGATCGTCAAGGCCAAGGGCTCCAAGAACGTCTCCCAGGGCATTGTCCACGTTTACGCGACCTTCAACAACACCATCGTCACCATCACCGACCGCATCGGTGGCGTGATCGGCTGGTCCACCTCCGGCAAGATGGGCTTCCGCGGCTCCCGTAAAGGCACCGCCTACGCCGCTCAGGTTGTTGCTCAGGACGCCTGCCGCCAGGCCATGGGCCATGGTCTCCGTGAAGCTGAAGTCCGCCTTCGCGGCCCAGGCTCCGGTCGTGAATCCGCCGTGCGTGCCGTCCAGGCCCTCGGTGTCGAAGTGACCACCATCAAGGACGTGACCCCCATCCCGCACAACGGCTGCCGTCCGCCTAAAGCCCGTCGCGTCTAA
- a CDS encoding SUKH-4 family immunity protein has translation MIEPINSMYFVGTPQIRWPREIFETHSIPAKTRDFLISVGLPECFEWPMFDFGIYDSDSSDLVIGESGDQPILIEATTGIVWFESEQPPIRILFNSSAELLSRYLQLVFEFQHVPDDDASLSQALMRMRSEMMALDPAAIGPAETCVWTRWLDEWEAGL, from the coding sequence GTGATTGAACCGATCAACAGCATGTATTTCGTTGGCACACCTCAAATCCGCTGGCCCCGGGAGATTTTCGAAACCCATTCCATCCCCGCCAAAACTAGGGATTTTTTGATTTCGGTCGGTTTGCCAGAATGTTTCGAATGGCCGATGTTTGACTTTGGCATTTACGACTCTGATTCTTCCGACCTTGTCATCGGTGAATCCGGCGATCAACCCATCTTGATCGAAGCAACAACCGGCATTGTCTGGTTTGAAAGTGAACAACCACCCATCCGCATTTTATTCAACAGTTCGGCGGAACTGCTCTCACGCTATCTCCAACTCGTTTTCGAGTTTCAGCACGTGCCCGATGACGATGCATCACTATCGCAAGCGCTCATGCGCATGCGCTCTGAAATGATGGCCCTTGACCCTGCCGCGATCGGGCCGGCCGAAACATGTGTTTGGACCCGCTGGCTCGACGAGTGGGAAGCAGGACTTTAA
- a CDS encoding protein-disulfide reductase DsbD family protein: MNRRSFLSLTTLMLLAASAFAQNFGLDVAAAPSPPKVAAELIAAVKAAAPGQPFQAAVKLVHAKDHHTYGKVLPAGIVGKPTKLTWTLPEGWQVEEQPWPPTHQVPSTDGAISEGYDGTVYLPVKITPAASAAAGSPVELKVKVSALVCDPKSCMPFIKETTLKLDVAAAPVVNEANAAVFGASPAPEKKSADTAPVTKTEETKPAAKPDAAKAAPAAAASAPKPALSLAQLLLYAFIGGLILNVMPCVFPVLGIKVTSVVQQAGEDRRKVVLHGLAYTVGVLLSFWALGGIAIALNKGWGSQLQSPAFNYCLAAFFLVFALNMAGLFEIGTSAIGVGSDLQAKGGLGGSFFSGLLATVVATPCSAPFLGTALGATLALPAAQSMLIFTLIGLGLASPFLLLSLFPGLISALPRPGAWMESFKQGMSFLLFGTVGFMLYVLTNQIEGLPVLFAMLSLVLIALGCWIYGRWALPHKPARTQNVARLLALLAVGGGLWIGLPGASAARVHTDSAASSTDPDALHWETWSPEKVAALRAAKQPVYIDFTASWCWTCQVNKRVYADSGLRALFKKHKVATLKADWSDENETIRLALEALGKRAVPVNVLYIPGVEEPFILDELLTVGNVTAALKKLGD, encoded by the coding sequence ATGAACCGCCGCTCTTTCCTGTCCCTGACCACGCTGATGCTCCTAGCAGCCAGTGCCTTTGCCCAAAACTTTGGCTTGGATGTGGCTGCTGCGCCGAGCCCGCCCAAGGTGGCGGCGGAACTGATCGCTGCGGTGAAGGCCGCCGCACCGGGGCAGCCGTTTCAGGCGGCGGTGAAGCTGGTGCATGCCAAGGACCACCACACCTACGGCAAGGTGCTGCCTGCGGGCATCGTGGGAAAACCCACCAAGCTGACCTGGACGCTGCCCGAGGGCTGGCAGGTGGAGGAACAGCCCTGGCCGCCCACGCATCAGGTGCCATCCACCGATGGGGCCATCAGTGAGGGCTATGACGGCACGGTGTACCTGCCGGTGAAGATCACGCCTGCGGCCAGCGCTGCTGCGGGCAGCCCGGTGGAGCTGAAGGTGAAAGTGAGTGCCTTGGTATGCGATCCGAAAAGCTGCATGCCTTTCATCAAGGAGACGACGCTGAAGCTGGATGTGGCCGCTGCGCCGGTGGTGAACGAGGCGAATGCGGCTGTCTTTGGCGCCTCCCCTGCCCCCGAAAAAAAAAGCGCTGACACAGCCCCGGTAACGAAGACGGAGGAAACCAAACCGGCAGCGAAGCCCGACGCTGCCAAAGCAGCCCCCGCTGCTGCTGCCAGCGCGCCCAAGCCTGCGCTCTCGCTCGCGCAATTGCTGCTCTATGCCTTCATCGGCGGCTTGATCCTGAATGTGATGCCCTGTGTGTTTCCGGTGCTGGGCATCAAGGTGACGAGCGTGGTGCAGCAGGCCGGCGAGGATCGCCGCAAGGTGGTGCTGCATGGGCTGGCCTACACGGTGGGCGTGCTGCTTTCCTTCTGGGCGCTGGGCGGCATCGCCATCGCGCTGAACAAAGGCTGGGGCTCACAGCTGCAATCACCGGCTTTCAATTACTGCCTGGCGGCGTTCTTCCTCGTCTTTGCGCTGAACATGGCGGGGTTGTTTGAGATCGGCACCTCGGCCATCGGCGTGGGGTCCGATCTGCAGGCGAAGGGCGGGCTGGGAGGCTCGTTCTTCTCCGGCCTGCTGGCCACGGTGGTGGCCACGCCCTGCTCCGCGCCGTTTCTCGGCACCGCACTGGGGGCCACGCTGGCGCTGCCTGCCGCGCAGTCCATGCTCATCTTTACGCTCATCGGGCTGGGGCTGGCGAGTCCGTTTCTGCTGCTGTCTCTTTTCCCCGGCCTGATCTCCGCGCTGCCGCGCCCTGGGGCGTGGATGGAGAGCTTCAAGCAGGGCATGTCCTTCCTGCTCTTTGGCACGGTGGGCTTCATGCTCTATGTGCTGACGAATCAGATCGAGGGCCTGCCGGTGCTCTTTGCCATGCTTAGCCTCGTGCTCATCGCACTGGGCTGCTGGATCTACGGCCGCTGGGCGCTGCCGCACAAGCCCGCCCGCACGCAGAACGTGGCGCGCCTGCTGGCGCTGCTGGCCGTGGGTGGTGGCCTGTGGATCGGACTGCCCGGTGCCTCCGCCGCCCGCGTGCATACCGACTCTGCCGCCAGCTCCACTGACCCCGATGCGCTGCACTGGGAAACGTGGTCGCCCGAGAAAGTGGCTGCGCTGCGTGCCGCCAAGCAGCCGGTGTACATTGACTTCACCGCCTCCTGGTGCTGGACCTGCCAGGTGAACAAACGTGTGTATGCCGACTCCGGCCTGCGTGCCCTCTTCAAAAAGCACAAGGTCGCCACGCTGAAGGCCGACTGGTCGGATGAAAACGAAACCATCCGCCTCGCCCTCGAAGCCCTCGGCAAACGCGCCGTGCCGGTGAACGTGCTGTATATTCCGGGCGTGGAGGAGCCTTTCATTTTGGATGAGCTGCTCACCGTGGGGAATGTGACGGCGGCGCTGAAGAAGCTGGGTGATTGA
- the rpsD gene encoding 30S ribosomal protein S4 produces MARYTGPREKINRRFGIALFGPSKSLETRNFPPGQHGARNTRRKMSEYGTALAEKQKLRFQYGLMEKQFRRFFAEAQRRKGVTGENLLQMLELRLDNVVFRMGYANTRFASRQLVSHRHITVNGKVVNIASYQCKPGDVVAARSSSQRSQQLVGRFLEMTQGTPSPDWMTVDRDKMSGVINRVPVREEINPIANEQLVVELYSR; encoded by the coding sequence ATGGCTCGTTACACAGGTCCTCGCGAAAAGATCAACCGCCGCTTTGGCATCGCTCTTTTCGGTCCTTCCAAGTCCCTCGAAACCCGCAACTTCCCGCCAGGACAGCACGGCGCGCGCAACACCCGCCGCAAGATGTCTGAATACGGCACCGCTCTGGCCGAGAAGCAGAAGCTCCGTTTCCAGTATGGCCTGATGGAGAAGCAGTTTCGCCGCTTCTTCGCCGAAGCCCAGCGCCGCAAGGGCGTGACCGGTGAAAACCTCCTGCAGATGCTCGAACTGCGCCTCGACAACGTCGTGTTCCGCATGGGCTATGCCAACACCCGCTTCGCCTCCCGCCAGCTGGTCAGCCACCGCCACATCACCGTGAACGGCAAGGTCGTCAACATCGCCAGCTACCAGTGCAAGCCCGGTGACGTCGTCGCCGCCCGCTCCAGCAGCCAGCGCAGCCAGCAGCTCGTCGGTCGTTTCCTCGAAATGACTCAGGGCACTCCCTCCCCGGACTGGATGACGGTGGACCGCGACAAGATGAGCGGCGTGATCAACCGCGTCCCCGTGCGCGAGGAGATCAACCCCATCGCCAACGAGCAGCTCGTCGTCGAACTCTACTCCCGTTAA
- a CDS encoding gamma-butyrobetaine hydroxylase-like domain-containing protein: MTPTRLELIGTEVAIIWSDGTEQYLSMEKLRAASPSAENTGERDLLGRKIGGTDQKSYPGVTVKDWRVVGGYAIQFDFSDGHNTGLYTYDYLRALE, translated from the coding sequence ATGACCCCGACACGCCTGGAACTCATCGGCACTGAAGTCGCCATCATCTGGAGCGATGGCACCGAGCAATACCTCTCCATGGAAAAGCTCCGCGCCGCCTCCCCCAGCGCTGAAAACACCGGAGAGCGCGACCTCCTCGGCCGCAAGATCGGCGGCACAGACCAGAAGAGCTATCCCGGCGTGACTGTCAAAGACTGGCGCGTCGTCGGCGGCTACGCCATCCAGTTCGACTTCAGCGACGGCCACAACACCGGCCTCTATACCTACGACTACCTCCGGGCGCTGGAGTGA
- a CDS encoding SGNH/GDSL hydrolase family protein, with protein sequence MKTVLCFGDSNTWGFMPESITLPCPERHPHDVRWTGILARELGNGYRVIEEGQNGRTTVHDDPFALARNGKTVLPAILESHKPLDLVVLMLGTNDLKAVYGVSPGEISMGVKMLAQMILGSDAGPGNKAPKLLLMCPPAIGDQMHLPDVAAKFPNGQKDSRKLPKYYEAVASTLGCAFLNTQTLIEPGSDGIHLDAAAHGRLGKAVAAQVKSILPTD encoded by the coding sequence ATGAAAACCGTTCTCTGCTTTGGCGATTCCAACACCTGGGGCTTCATGCCCGAAAGCATCACCCTCCCCTGCCCCGAGCGCCATCCGCATGATGTGCGCTGGACGGGCATCCTGGCCCGTGAGCTGGGCAACGGCTATCGCGTGATCGAGGAAGGGCAGAACGGCCGCACTACCGTGCATGACGATCCCTTTGCCCTGGCGCGCAATGGCAAGACGGTGCTGCCTGCGATCCTGGAATCCCACAAGCCGCTGGACCTGGTGGTGCTGATGCTGGGCACGAATGACCTGAAGGCGGTGTATGGTGTGTCTCCTGGAGAGATCTCCATGGGCGTGAAGATGCTGGCGCAGATGATCCTGGGCAGCGATGCAGGCCCGGGCAACAAGGCCCCCAAGCTGCTGCTGATGTGCCCGCCGGCCATCGGCGACCAGATGCACCTGCCGGATGTGGCGGCAAAGTTTCCGAATGGACAAAAGGACAGCCGCAAGCTGCCCAAGTACTATGAGGCGGTGGCGAGTACGCTGGGCTGCGCCTTTCTGAATACGCAGACACTGATCGAGCCTGGCAGCGATGGCATTCATTTGGATGCGGCTGCGCATGGACGTCTGGGCAAAGCTGTGGCAGCACAGGTGAAGTCCATCCTCCCCACCGACTGA
- the rpmJ gene encoding 50S ribosomal protein L36, producing the protein MRVRTSVKPLCELCRVIRRKGVVRVVCKNPRHKQRQG; encoded by the coding sequence ATGCGCGTCCGTACCTCCGTTAAACCCCTCTGCGAACTTTGCCGCGTGATCCGCCGCAAAGGTGTTGTCCGTGTTGTCTGCAAAAACCCGCGTCACAAACAGCGCCAGGGTTAA
- a CDS encoding quinone-dependent dihydroorotate dehydrogenase: protein MTLIEALYPALKPLLFRLDAERAHTLTVKMMIMAHKLGMLKSVAPSKTLQPRQVMGLTFPNVIGLAAGMDKSASAVEAWGALGLGAVEVGTLTPRPQPGNAKPRLFRLPEHEALINRMGFNNPGIQSAVEKLKHRRTKAVVGVNIGKNFDTPNENAVSDYLICLKAAYAVADYIAVNISSPNTKGLRDLQAEDAMRTLISALKQEQAVQKQALGKTVPLLVKIAPDLNEMQIEALARVFNEQDIDGVIATNTTIERSAVAGHALANEAGGLSGAPVRVRSTQVLQAFRMLLKQDIPIIGVGGILCGSDAAEKMQAGAALVQLYSGLVYRGPALVREVLEKIG from the coding sequence ATGACACTGATCGAAGCTTTATACCCCGCCCTGAAACCCCTGCTCTTCCGTCTGGATGCCGAGCGTGCGCACACGCTGACGGTGAAGATGATGATCATGGCGCACAAGCTGGGCATGCTGAAGTCCGTGGCACCGAGCAAGACGCTGCAGCCGCGCCAGGTCATGGGGCTGACGTTTCCGAATGTGATCGGGCTCGCAGCGGGCATGGACAAATCTGCCAGCGCGGTGGAGGCCTGGGGTGCGCTGGGCCTGGGTGCGGTGGAGGTGGGCACGCTGACGCCACGCCCGCAGCCGGGCAATGCCAAGCCGCGTCTCTTCCGCCTGCCGGAGCACGAAGCACTGATCAACCGCATGGGGTTTAATAATCCGGGCATCCAGTCGGCGGTGGAAAAGCTGAAGCACCGCCGCACCAAGGCGGTGGTGGGCGTGAACATCGGCAAGAATTTTGACACGCCGAATGAGAACGCCGTGAGCGACTACCTCATCTGCCTGAAGGCTGCGTATGCGGTGGCGGATTACATCGCGGTGAACATCTCCTCTCCCAACACCAAGGGCCTGCGCGATCTGCAGGCCGAGGACGCCATGCGCACGCTGATCTCCGCGCTAAAGCAGGAGCAGGCGGTGCAAAAGCAGGCGCTGGGCAAGACCGTGCCGCTGCTGGTAAAGATCGCCCCTGACCTCAATGAGATGCAGATCGAGGCGCTGGCGCGTGTGTTTAACGAGCAGGATATCGACGGCGTGATCGCCACCAACACGACGATCGAGCGCTCGGCTGTAGCAGGCCATGCTCTGGCCAATGAAGCCGGCGGCCTTAGCGGTGCGCCCGTGCGAGTGCGCTCCACGCAGGTGCTGCAGGCTTTCCGCATGCTTCTCAAGCAGGACATCCCGATCATCGGCGTGGGCGGCATCCTGTGCGGCAGCGACGCCGCAGAAAAGATGCAGGCAGGCGCGGCGCTGGTGCAGTTGTACAGCGGCCTGGTCTATCGCGGCCCAGCGCTGGTGCGCGAGGTGCTGGAAAAGATCGGGTAG
- a CDS encoding CDGSH iron-sulfur domain-containing protein, translating to MDPLPKIHDKQPVGVELPAGDHWWCACGLSGHQPNCDGSHKGTGFGPKKFTLPEAKKVWLCNCKHTKNPPFCDGSHKAL from the coding sequence ATGGATCCACTTCCCAAAATTCACGACAAGCAACCCGTCGGCGTCGAACTCCCTGCTGGAGACCACTGGTGGTGTGCGTGCGGGCTCAGCGGCCATCAGCCGAACTGCGATGGCAGCCACAAAGGCACGGGTTTTGGGCCGAAGAAGTTCACCCTGCCGGAGGCCAAGAAGGTGTGGCTGTGCAACTGCAAGCACACCAAGAACCCGCCCTTCTGCGACGGCAGCCACAAGGCGCTGTAA
- the rpsM gene encoding 30S ribosomal protein S13, producing MARLLGVEIPNEKKIEYSLPYIYGIGLPLSRKVLAATNIDPNIRAGELTDEQIAAITQAIQGMKIPIEGDLRRELQMHMKRILGINCYRAHRHRRGLPVRGQRTHTNARTRKGPRKTVGAQKSK from the coding sequence ATGGCCCGCCTGCTTGGAGTTGAAATCCCGAACGAGAAGAAAATCGAATACTCGCTGCCTTACATCTATGGCATCGGTCTTCCGCTCAGCCGCAAAGTTCTTGCTGCTACCAACATCGACCCCAACATCCGTGCGGGCGAACTGACCGACGAGCAGATCGCTGCGATCACTCAGGCCATCCAGGGGATGAAGATTCCGATCGAAGGTGACCTTCGTCGTGAGCTGCAGATGCACATGAAGCGCATCCTGGGCATCAACTGCTACCGTGCTCACCGTCATCGCCGCGGCCTGCCAGTGCGCGGCCAGCGCACCCACACCAACGCCCGCACCCGCAAGGGACCGCGTAAGACCGTGGGCGCCCAGAAGTCGAAGTAA
- a CDS encoding autotransporter outer membrane beta-barrel domain-containing protein gives MISPLAPAQAQSAGAVFISAPPSTGGSGGPALVGATLDLTLTLPPDWIVTPPTIDPPTGGGSGGAGGTGGAVLVVGPSGTGGAVLVVGPSGTGGTGILDLGPGPVSYEITATMVGDIVVTYGDFSGSLNSLMASGVGTSQVEGHALIGGGMTVSNDINNHLFGLRAGGGEEGSISSSLNEGVIMGQGDGEEESPVVKTLPRSRQWEVFTTVNYGNVRIAPITTQSGVVIDSWAPGVGIERHLSRGFTLGFAASYLTSHQSYTGGLGTLRLEGPALSTYLSYVRRSFWSDLLYSFGTYNMSSTRSPAPGLPQAFGDTSTYTNAVQFNTGWNFRFQNSALVTGPFAGIDYLHGAIQSYSETGGGLAALSYGHQTYQSLVTRVGWSATRKFQTNWAAITPQLRLSYERQNLQNNGTSVSLVNLPISTQGGHQSPGQDYMVVGAGVGFEFSPAVNLMLTYQTQIFRDHMQAHFAGLRLSCRF, from the coding sequence ATGATCAGTCCGCTGGCTCCTGCGCAGGCGCAAAGTGCGGGGGCGGTCTTTATTTCGGCTCCCCCGTCAACGGGTGGTAGTGGTGGCCCTGCTTTGGTGGGGGCCACGCTTGATCTGACCCTGACTCTGCCTCCTGACTGGATCGTCACCCCTCCGACGATCGATCCGCCTACTGGAGGAGGCTCGGGTGGGGCAGGTGGAACAGGCGGTGCTGTACTTGTCGTTGGTCCAAGTGGAACAGGCGGTGCTGTACTTGTCGTTGGTCCAAGTGGGACAGGTGGCACGGGCATTCTTGATCTCGGGCCGGGGCCCGTGAGCTATGAAATCACGGCCACGATGGTGGGAGACATCGTGGTCACCTACGGCGACTTTTCCGGCAGCCTCAATTCCCTGATGGCTTCAGGCGTGGGCACCTCTCAGGTGGAAGGGCATGCCCTCATCGGAGGCGGGATGACGGTGAGCAATGACATCAACAATCACCTCTTTGGCCTCCGCGCTGGTGGCGGCGAGGAGGGCTCCATCAGCAGCTCATTGAATGAAGGCGTGATCATGGGGCAGGGCGATGGCGAAGAGGAAAGCCCCGTGGTCAAAACGCTGCCGCGCAGCCGTCAGTGGGAGGTGTTTACCACCGTCAATTATGGCAATGTCCGCATCGCTCCCATCACCACCCAGTCGGGAGTCGTGATCGACTCCTGGGCGCCGGGCGTCGGCATCGAGCGCCATTTGTCGCGTGGGTTCACCCTCGGCTTTGCGGCCTCCTACCTCACCAGCCATCAGAGCTACACTGGCGGGCTGGGCACGCTGCGCCTCGAAGGCCCGGCCCTCTCCACCTACCTTTCCTATGTGCGGCGCAGCTTCTGGAGCGATCTCCTTTACAGCTTTGGCACCTACAACATGTCCTCCACCCGCAGCCCCGCTCCGGGGCTCCCTCAAGCCTTTGGAGACACCTCCACCTACACCAATGCCGTGCAGTTCAACACCGGGTGGAACTTCCGCTTTCAAAACAGCGCACTCGTCACCGGGCCCTTTGCCGGCATCGACTACCTGCATGGCGCCATTCAGAGCTACTCAGAGACTGGAGGCGGCCTGGCTGCACTGAGCTACGGGCACCAGACCTACCAGTCCCTCGTGACCCGTGTGGGCTGGAGCGCCACGCGTAAATTTCAGACCAACTGGGCCGCCATCACCCCCCAGCTGCGCCTGAGCTATGAGCGGCAGAATCTGCAAAACAACGGCACCAGCGTGTCTTTGGTCAATTTGCCCATCTCCACTCAAGGCGGGCATCAGTCGCCCGGGCAGGACTACATGGTGGTGGGGGCTGGCGTCGGCTTTGAATTCAGCCCCGCCGTCAATCTCATGCTCACCTACCAGACCCAGATCTTCCGCGACCACATGCAGGCTCACTTTGCCGGCCTGCGCCTAAGCTGCCGGTTTTGA